In Lolium rigidum isolate FL_2022 chromosome 3, APGP_CSIRO_Lrig_0.1, whole genome shotgun sequence, the genomic window GAACCTTTGAGTGGATGAAAAAAGTTCTCCTCAATCAAGCAGAAGCTCTAAGGTACTCTAGCCATAATTCTATGGATAGAATCTAAATCTATATCTTTCTGAAATCTTGTTAAGTTTACTTTGAACCGAGAAGGTGCTACGGAGCTTGCTTTTGCAGTTGCTCCACATAGCCTCTCGGACTTGCAACGTTGTAACACGCAACATGTTAAGTTCAGATACAGACAATAAGTCAGAAAACAGTGACAAGCAAAGCAGGGGACAAATGGCAGCTAAGTTCCAGCCCAAGTCCCAGATAATCATGGGTGATACAAAACATTGTGCACAAATTACAGACGGTACAACTAATCTGACATGGTCATTCGTAGATCAATGATACAGTTGGTGCAAAACTGAAGAACAGAAAAATGCCACAGAACAGTACAAAATGGTCACATTATTACAAAAATGTGCCTGAGCTTTGTCAAAATGGTATAGTAAATCCATGAAGACAGTTCGGAGTAATCTGTTATCCTCGAGCTTTCAGTTCTGTGATTGGCCCTGTGCCGTGGAATATCATTGTTGTAATAGAGTATCCAGGTTTGTGGACATTTCAAACATCCTATACCCTATCCAGAGAGTAGTCTGGCATCAAAAACATGTATGTACATTCAAACTGGTTGACCTTTTAGATTCAAACTGATGGATGGAGGGGAATAACCGACGGAGGTAAATCTGTTCTAGCCCCAGCCAGAGAGTAGTATGCCAGAATCTGTGCCTGGCCTGGCTGGCTTTGACTTGGTGCAGCAATAAACTCAATGTTCCAGAAGGGGCGTACCATTGCCATGAGCTCACCACCAGTAGGAGATGCTAAGTATCCCTGCACCCACAGATATCTGAGTGACTTCAGCTGTAACGCCGCGAGAGCAATTGCACGTTCACTGAAGCAGCAACTCCTTAGCTCCAATTTCTGCAAGCTTGGGCATCCTCTTGCGAATGCCAGCAGTCCATCATCAGAACTCCCAACATTTCCGAGCAACATGTAGCGGATGGTCTTGCTTAATTCACCAACATAGGAAAGGCCAACATCAGATAGAGCTCCAGGTCTCACATAAAATGCAAACCTCTGGAGTTTGGTGCATCCACTCAGCAAAGCACGAACCCCGTTGTCAAGGGGCATTTCGGTTATCTGCGGTTGTCTATCAAGCAGGACAAGTCGGAAGTCGTTCAGGTTTTTGCTGTACGTACCAATGGCTTCTAGAGCTGCATTTGTAATGTCAGACACATGTACCGCCCAGTACTGCAAATCAGGGCAGCCTTCAGCTACAGCCCTCAATCCCACATGTGTGACTCTACCATGTTCGTCCTCAAGACCTCCTTGGTCATCATCTCCTCTCTCTACTCTGAGTCTCTGTAATTTCTTGCAGGTCTGTGCAACAACTTCTAATCCTCGATCTCCTATCACATCTCTCACCTGTTCGAATTCAAAACGGAAACAAATTATCAGCATAACACGTTTGAGGCAGTATATTCACTATCCAACCTCCAAACAGGAAAGATAGCAAAAGGAAAAAATCATGCAACATAGTCTGCCAGAACATACCTCCAGAACTTCAAGATTTGGACAGCGCTGGACTAACTGACAGTGATCCTCTGTGGTAAGGAATGTAAACGTAAGGTCTAATTTCTTGAGTGCAGCGCAATATGGAAATAGTATCTGCATCTCATTTGTTCCCATGTAGTTAAAACTCAAGCGCTGTATCGAAGGAGGGAAATAGTAGTTATTGTAATTTCCACTCTGCCCGCCTTGATCCAGATAGTCCTCAAAGGAACCCCCAGCAAATTCTTGTAGTGTTTCTGTTGTACGGAACAAATCGATCAGTTGAGGCATGGAACACTCGCTAATCTTCAGAATTTTCAGCCTTCGGCAATTGCGCACAAGGAGGGCAAGATATTCAGGGGATGCGTAGATATCTGTCAAGAAGAAATTCAGCGTCTCAAGGACACTATTGCTGGTAgcaagctcacgaagccattcatcattttctttctcagcAATTGTGCTTTCTTCAAGAAGTAATGTATCCAGTTTCCTGCACATGACAACAAACATAACTGGTTAAACTAGTAACCTACGAATGCACGCTCTTACAAAGAGTTCACAACACTAATTCTGTTTCAAACATCTGCCAAGTATCATATGAATGAGTTCTCTACAGAAGTGTCAGCGAATCAAACAAGTTGGGCACTCACTGTCAGACCAGAAATTACGTCAGTTAAAATCCACATTTCCTAATTCCTAACATTCTAAAGCTAGAGTTCATCCCCAATTCCTAAGAGTACAAGGATGCTTTTACATCATGAAGAAAAGGTAATAAAAAAACGTTACACA contains:
- the LOC124702048 gene encoding coronatine-insensitive protein homolog 2-like; amino-acid sequence: MSGHLGRAMSFGIPDLALGLVLNYVDDPWDRDAISLVCRHWNRFDAQSRKHVTIAMAYSTTPARLLRRFPCLESLKLKAKPRAAMFNLIPEDWGGSATPWIRELSASFSCLKVLHLRRMIVSDDDIAVLVRAKAHMLVSLKLDRCSGFSTLSLALIARSCKKLDTLLLEESTIAEKENDEWLRELATSNSVLETLNFFLTDIYASPEYLALLVRNCRRLKILKISECSMPQLIDLFRTTETLQEFAGGSFEDYLDQGGQSGNYNNYYFPPSIQRLSFNYMGTNEMQILFPYCAALKKLDLTFTFLTTEDHCQLVQRCPNLEVLEVRDVIGDRGLEVVAQTCKKLQRLRVERGDDDQGGLEDEHGRVTHVGLRAVAEGCPDLQYWAVHVSDITNAALEAIGTYSKNLNDFRLVLLDRQPQITEMPLDNGVRALLSGCTKLQRFAFYVRPGALSDVGLSYVGELSKTIRYMLLGNVGSSDDGLLAFARGCPSLQKLELRSCCFSERAIALAALQLKSLRYLWVQGYLASPTGGELMAMVRPFWNIEFIAAPSQSQPGQAQILAYYSLAGARTDLPPSVIPLHPSV